A window from Pseudomonas frederiksbergensis encodes these proteins:
- the glgB gene encoding 1,4-alpha-glucan branching protein GlgB translates to MSFSNKEQGHAKEALLPRSRDIDALVRAEHHDPFAILGPHGDGAGGQFIRAYLPDALSVQVLAKDSGEELGNLEATQTPGLFVGHFDRAQPYLLRTRWAGGEQVCEDPYSFGPLLGEMDLYLFAEGNHRDLSACLGAQLKTVDGVDGVRFAVWAPNAKRVSVVGDFNNWDGRRHPMRLRHPTGVWEIFIPRMQAGETYKYEILGAHGILPLKADPMALATSLPPDTASKVASPLNIDWQDQEWMQSRGDRHRPSAPLSIYELHAGSWQCELDDLGEVARQYTWHELAERLIPYVKELGFTHIELMPIMEHPFGGSWGYQLLSQFAPSARYGSPDDFAAFVNACHQADIGVILDWVPAHFPTDTHGLAQFDGTALYEYGNPQEGFHQDWDTLIYNLGRTEVHGYMLASALHWLKHFHVDGLRVDAVASMLYRDYSRKAGEWVPNRHGGRENLEAIDFLRHLNDVVDLEAPGALVIAEESTAWPGVSQGTQQGGLGFDYKWNMGWMHDSLHYIQQDPVYRAHHHNELSFGLVYAWSERFILPISHDEVVHGKHSLIDKMPGDRWQKFANLRAYLSFMWAHPGKKLLFMGCEFGQWREWNHDQQLDWYLLQYSEHKGVQKLVGDLNRLYREEPALHDQDDAPQGFQWLIGDDATNSVYAFMRWSRDGRPVLVVANFTPVPREGYRIGVPFAGRWTEVINSDAATYAGSNYGNSGGAFTEDEASHGQALSLVLNLPPLAVLMLRPEG, encoded by the coding sequence ATGAGTTTCTCGAACAAGGAACAGGGACACGCTAAAGAAGCGTTGCTGCCCAGATCGCGGGACATCGACGCGCTGGTACGCGCCGAACATCACGACCCTTTTGCAATTCTTGGTCCCCACGGCGATGGTGCCGGCGGGCAATTCATTCGGGCCTATTTGCCGGACGCCTTGAGCGTGCAGGTCCTGGCCAAGGACTCCGGGGAAGAACTCGGCAACCTTGAGGCCACCCAGACGCCGGGCCTGTTCGTCGGGCACTTCGATCGGGCGCAGCCGTATCTGCTGCGAACCCGGTGGGCTGGCGGCGAACAGGTTTGCGAAGACCCTTACAGCTTTGGCCCGTTACTCGGCGAGATGGACTTGTACCTGTTCGCCGAAGGCAATCACCGCGATCTGAGTGCTTGCCTGGGCGCGCAGCTGAAAACCGTCGATGGTGTCGATGGCGTGCGGTTCGCCGTGTGGGCACCGAATGCCAAAAGGGTGTCGGTGGTCGGGGATTTCAACAACTGGGACGGTCGTCGGCACCCGATGCGCCTGCGCCATCCTACCGGCGTATGGGAGATTTTCATCCCGCGCATGCAAGCGGGGGAAACGTACAAATACGAAATCCTCGGCGCCCACGGCATTCTGCCGCTCAAGGCCGACCCGATGGCGCTGGCCACTTCGCTGCCGCCGGATACCGCGTCAAAAGTCGCATCGCCGCTGAACATCGATTGGCAGGATCAGGAGTGGATGCAATCGCGGGGCGACCGTCATCGGCCAAGTGCGCCCCTGTCGATCTACGAATTGCATGCTGGCTCGTGGCAATGTGAGCTGGATGATCTGGGTGAGGTCGCCCGGCAGTACACCTGGCATGAGTTGGCAGAACGGCTGATTCCCTACGTGAAGGAGTTGGGTTTTACCCACATCGAGCTGATGCCGATCATGGAACACCCGTTCGGCGGTTCCTGGGGCTATCAACTGCTGTCGCAATTCGCCCCGAGCGCCCGCTACGGCTCGCCGGATGACTTCGCCGCGTTCGTCAATGCCTGCCACCAGGCCGACATCGGTGTAATCCTCGACTGGGTGCCGGCACATTTCCCGACCGATACCCACGGCCTGGCGCAATTCGATGGCACTGCGCTGTACGAGTACGGCAACCCGCAGGAAGGCTTCCATCAGGATTGGGACACGCTGATCTACAACCTGGGTCGCACCGAAGTGCACGGCTACATGCTGGCTTCGGCGCTGCACTGGCTCAAGCATTTCCACGTCGACGGCCTGCGGGTCGATGCCGTGGCGTCGATGCTGTATCGCGATTATTCGCGCAAGGCCGGCGAATGGGTGCCAAACCGCCACGGCGGTCGGGAAAACCTCGAAGCCATCGACTTCCTGCGCCATCTCAATGACGTGGTCGACCTCGAAGCCCCCGGCGCGCTGGTGATCGCCGAAGAATCCACCGCATGGCCGGGTGTCAGCCAGGGCACGCAACAGGGCGGACTAGGCTTCGACTACAAGTGGAACATGGGCTGGATGCACGATTCGCTGCACTACATCCAGCAAGACCCGGTGTACCGCGCCCATCACCACAACGAACTGAGCTTCGGTCTGGTGTATGCCTGGTCCGAGCGCTTTATCCTGCCGATTTCCCACGACGAAGTGGTACACGGCAAGCACTCGCTGATCGACAAGATGCCCGGCGACCGCTGGCAGAAATTCGCCAACCTGCGCGCCTACCTCAGTTTCATGTGGGCACATCCAGGCAAGAAGCTGTTGTTCATGGGGTGCGAGTTTGGTCAGTGGCGTGAGTGGAACCACGATCAGCAACTGGACTGGTACTTGCTGCAGTATTCGGAACACAAAGGAGTGCAGAAACTCGTCGGCGATCTGAATCGGCTGTATCGCGAAGAACCGGCGCTGCATGATCAGGACGACGCGCCACAAGGCTTCCAGTGGTTGATTGGCGATGACGCCACCAACAGCGTCTACGCCTTCATGCGCTGGAGCAGGGATGGGCGGCCGGTGTTGGTGGTGGCTAACTTCACGCCGGTGCCGCGTGAGGGTTATCGCATCGGCGTACCGTTTGCCGGGCGTTGGACCGAGGTGATCAACAGCGATGCGGCCACTTACGCCGGTTCGAACTATGGCAACAGCGGCGGGGCGTTTACCGAGGACGAGGCGAGCCACGGCCAGGCACTCTCATTGGTATTGAACCTGCCACCGCTGGCAGTGTTGATGCTGCGTCCGGAGGGTTGA
- a CDS encoding autotransporter outer membrane beta-barrel domain-containing protein, protein MKTSFTQQEIKVTFCTVSSSLLLCSSMEVQAGPAADEATPWYRQDVPVMTLPAVTFTAPYSRRFSAASDTRSSRLTIEDAAPSAWDQVYGQASRQAQTDVLAQGFAGPGSSEFKGPAILTLKSGSGHTQRVGLVGGTTQLQGNSNGLLTGRAHADPSHDTLSLEGQSLGAYWSLTGPQGWHVDLTASGGRVNGYTRNDQGARMATEGSAVTLSVEGGFPIGLSDNWVVEPQAQLINQRITLDTPYGGSGNASSSELTSWSGRVGARLKGSYDINGLGVEPYVRTNLWHTVYTGNTVNLDQVEKISSSRYSSTVEVGLGLVARVTPAVSLYVSADYSSDVDDNDLNGLIGSLGVRMRW, encoded by the coding sequence ATGAAAACTTCATTCACCCAACAAGAGATCAAAGTTACTTTTTGCACTGTATCGAGCTCACTCCTTCTGTGCTCGTCCATGGAAGTGCAGGCAGGGCCGGCAGCGGATGAAGCCACGCCTTGGTACCGTCAGGATGTTCCGGTCATGACCTTACCCGCTGTCACTTTCACCGCTCCCTACTCCCGCCGCTTCAGCGCCGCCTCCGATACTCGAAGTTCGCGCCTGACCATCGAGGACGCTGCGCCTTCGGCCTGGGATCAGGTATATGGACAAGCTTCGCGGCAAGCGCAAACCGATGTTCTGGCTCAGGGGTTTGCCGGCCCTGGCAGTAGCGAATTCAAAGGTCCGGCGATCCTGACTCTGAAAAGCGGTAGCGGTCATACCCAGCGAGTCGGACTGGTTGGCGGCACCACTCAGTTACAAGGCAACAGCAACGGGCTGCTGACCGGTCGCGCCCATGCTGACCCCAGCCACGACACCCTCAGCCTCGAAGGCCAAAGCCTCGGTGCTTACTGGAGTTTGACCGGTCCCCAGGGCTGGCACGTGGATTTGACGGCCAGCGGCGGTCGGGTCAACGGCTATACCCGCAATGACCAGGGCGCCCGAATGGCGACCGAAGGCAGCGCGGTGACGCTGTCGGTAGAAGGTGGTTTCCCCATTGGCCTGAGCGACAATTGGGTCGTTGAACCCCAGGCGCAGTTGATCAATCAACGCATTACCCTGGACACCCCGTATGGCGGGTCTGGCAATGCCTCGTCCAGCGAACTGACGTCCTGGAGCGGGCGGGTCGGTGCACGCTTGAAAGGTAGTTACGACATCAACGGGCTGGGGGTCGAACCCTATGTGCGAACCAACCTGTGGCACACGGTGTACACCGGCAATACGGTGAACCTCGATCAGGTCGAGAAGATCAGCAGCAGCCGTTATTCATCGACCGTCGAAGTGGGTTTGGGCCTGGTGGCCAGAGTGACACCTGCCGTGAGTCTTTACGTCAGCGCCGACTACAGCAGTGATGTGGATGACAATGATTTGAACGGGTTGATTGGGAGTCTGGGTGTGCGGATGCGGTGGTGA